CGATGACAAGAAATATGGCAATGGCCCGGAACAGATTGCACGCTGGGCACGGTCGCGCGATGGTCGCGAAGTGTTGTCCTGTGCCGGGATCGACCCCAATGAGCGGGTCGTGAGCGGTCTGATGGACTTTGTCGGCAAAGGTGTGCGCACCTCCGTCGCCCTGTCGCGCGAAGAAAGCGAGCGGCGCCACGCCGCTGCGCAAAAAGAAGCTGCCTGAGCGAACAGGCGAAGCACCTTCTAAAAAATTCCTTCGAACCCGGCCTCCGCTCCACGCGGAGGCCGGTTCGCTTTCGGCCATACATAGTCAAACCCCCGGCCCACACCGGCCCAGCGCGTGACATGGCTTTACATCAAAAATATCAGATTTCCGGGAATTCCGGCAGGCGTCAGTCCAGCTCGCGCGCGGCCAATGCCCGGTGAATCTCCCGGCGCACCAGCTTGCGCACATTGCGGGTAATCCGCTCTCCCAAAGAGCCCTGAAGCTCCTGGCGCACGATCTCTGCCACTATCTCGCGCAGCGCCCCTTCATCAAGCACCGTTTCCTCGGCTGCGAAAACATCGCTCTGAGGCGCGAAATCCATGTCCGCATCCGCGTCTTCGATATCGTCGAACATCTCCTCCGGGGCAGTGGCGTCTTCCACAGCAGCCCCGGAAACCACATCCGGCACTTCCTCCGGCATATCGGGGCTGGCAAGCTCTGCCGCCTCAATCGCATCTGGGGTCTCCGCCTCCGGTTCCGGCGCAGAGGCGATCTCATCAACCTCATCATCCGCGTCATGGTCTTCCCAGTTCAGCGCCTCCACCGGCGCTGCGGCATTGTCGTCGTCCAACCCTGCGCCGTCGGGTTCCCACTCATCATCGGCGCTCAACGCCACGGCGGCTTCGAGCCCGGCAATCCGATCTTCCAACGATGTGAGGCCTTCATCATCCTGCGCCGCCGCGTGATGCGCAAAAGACAGACTCCCTGCCGGGGCCTCTGCCGGAGTCTCCTCCGCCACGGCTGGCGCGGTCTCTTCCGGCTCAACACTGATCTCGACAATCGCCGCGTCCACCGCATCATGCACGGCGTCCCGGACGGTGTTGCTCAACCCTGTGCGTGCTTGCGCAGTTGGCGCCTCTTCGTCAACGGCCGGTTCGTCGTCACCCTGCGTCACGCGCAATGCCGGGGTCAGCAATAACATGTCCCCGGCTGGCTGCCCGGTCTCTGCTGCAGGTGCAACATCGGATTCGGGTTCGGCTTCGGGTTCGGCTTCGGGACTATCTTCGCCCATATTCTTCGCCGCAGATGGGCGTTCATTGCGCACATTCTCGGAAACAAGCCGCCTGATCGAGGACAGCACGTCTTCGATTTCCACATTTGCCACGGGTTCTGCCATCACATCATACCACTCTTGCCTCGCGCCAAGTGTAACGCGGCAGGTTCATTCCCACAACAGATAGCGCGCCTTTTACTGTTTTCCCAAGGCGCGAAGCACTTTGTCGAGCTGTTTGCCCTGCCTCGACATCTGTGCGGGGGCGGTCTTTACCATATTGTAATAGGCCGCCGGGTCGTATTTCGGCACATTGAGTTTCAACCGCTCGGCCGTCAGCCAACCGACCGCGGCCAGAAGCCTGTAGCGCGCCTCATGCTGGTCAATCGTGGCCGAGATGAGATTCGCTCTTGCGTCGAGCAATTCCTGTTCGGCATTGAGCACATCAAGCGTCGTGCGCGCGCCCAGCGTGGCTTCTTCGCGCGTTCCACGAAACGCGACGGTAGAGGCCCGCACCTGACGGTCACTGGCTTCGCGGCTGGCGCGGGCCACCTGAAGCTGCGCCCATGCATTACCGACGTTCTGCGCCACGGTGCTGCGCGCCTGATGCAACCCGGCGCGCGCCGAATCGCGCTGTGCCATAGCCTTGCGCACGACCGAACTCAGCCGCCCACCCTGATAGATCGGGCCGCCGACATTGATCCCCACCGTGCCGCCATTGTTATTGGCGCGGCTGTTGAAGGTCTCGCTCAGCCCGTAAGTGCCCCTGAGCGTCACTGTCGGGCTCATCGCGGCCTTGGCGGCGGCAATGTTCAATTCAGCGGCAGCCACCTGATGCTGCACTTCGTGCATGCTGGGGTGGTCGCGCAGCCCGATCGCCTTGGCGGCCTTCACGGTTTTTGCCGGATTGGGCAGCCGCGGCGGTGGTGCCAACTTGCCCGGCCGATGCCCCACGGCGGCGTTGTATTCCTCGACCGCACTGGCCAATGCCCCCTGAGCCGCCGCCAAGGCCGAGCGCGCAGCCGCCAGCCGGGCTTCCGCGATGGCGACATCCGTGCGCGTTACCTCGCCCACATCAAACCGGTCACGTGCCGCGCGCAGTTCCACACCGATCACCCGCGTGTTGTTCTGCCGCAGCCGAACGAATTCCTGATTGCGCTGCACTTCGAGATAAGCAATCGCCGCCCGCAGGATCACCTGTTGTTCAGCCGACCGCAGCGTTTCGCGGGTTGCCAGAACCAGTTCCTTGGCCGCTTCGGTACGCAGCGAACTGGTGCCAAAATCGTAAAGCAAAAGCGATGCCGCAAGCCCCAGCGATGCGGCGGTCGAACTCGACTCAATCGACGCCCCCAAGGTGGTGTTGTAACCCCGGTTGAACGTATGCGTGACATCGCCTGTCCAGTTGAGGATCGGCTTCAGCGCCGAAACCGCCTGCGCCACATCCTCATCAGCGGCGCGCAACAGGGCGCGGTTCTGATCGACCAACCCGTTATGCTGATATGCGCTGGCCATCGCATCGGCCAGCGTCTCGGCCCGCGCCGTCTCTGCTGGCAGCCCCGCCGCCGCAACACCGCCGGCCAATGCCGCCGCGATCAGGCTTTTCTTCAATCGGGCAATCCCCATCCCAAACTCCTTATCACATAGCACCGCCGCGCCCTATCGCTCACAAACGAAACCGCCCCGCGCTTCAAGACCGTTCCGGCCAATCCCCCGCAATCAGCGGGGCGCCGTCTTCACAATACGAACGCCGTATGCCGCGCAAACCCCGGCAGCACCGGGGCACCCGCGTTGAATGCAAACCGCCAGTTCATCTTCCCGTCGATCTTGTAACCGATCCGCACGACACCCAGCGCCCCCTCAACAAACAGCACCGCCATGCGGCCACCTTCCTTGAGCTGCCCGGCGATTGCCTCCGGCAAATGCTCCACCGCACCTTGCAGGATAATTGCGTCATATGGCCCGTGCTGCGGCGCGCCTTCGGCCAGCACGCCTTGCTGAACAATTACGTTATCGGCCCCGACATCGGCCAGAATGCCTTGCGCTTCCTCGGTCCAGGCCTCGACCTCTTCCAAGGCCACCACCGCTTCGGCCATCCGCGCAATCACCGCTGACGAATAGCCAAGCCCTGCCCCGATATCGAGCACCAGCTCATCGCCCTGCACATCCAGCGAATCCAGCATCTTGGCCAGCGTGCGCGGTTCCAGCAACACCCGGCCATGGCCAAGAGCGACATTCTCCCCGACATAAGCCGCCTCGCGCTGCTCGTCCGGCAAAAACGCCTCGCGCGGCACAGACAGCATCGCTTCGATGATCGGGAATTTGGTGACATCCGAAGGGCGAACCTGCGTATCCACCATAATGTTGCGGCGAGCGGCATAGTCAGTCATGGCGCAATCCTGCACTCCGTCCAGAATCCTTTTGCCTTGTCTGACACATCTGAACTTGGGCGGCAATGTTTGGCGACACCTCAAATCGCAATTCCCGCACATCAGGCAACCGCATGACCCTTGCGAGCCTCCGCATGATCCTATAACTGGCACTCACACCCTCAGGCGGCGAGTTGGCGGAGTGGTGACGCAGCGGATTGCAAATCCGTGTACACCGGTTCGATTCCGGTACTCGCCTCCAATGGTCTCAGCAGGTTGAACGACAGCTACGGCGCGGGGGCGGCGCGCTTCGTATCAGGTGCTGGTCTTGATCTCGCCCTGCTTTGGCCGCCCTACTCTGACCGCCCTGCGCGTTTCGCGGCCTCCGCGCACATTTCCCGGCGGGGTCGCGCGTCTATCGGCCTTATTGTGTTCGCCCGGTCGATGCCGTAGAACGCCCGCGATTTCACTGCCCTTCTCCAATGAGCGCCCCATGCCCCCCAACAGCCGCCCCCGCGTCCGCTTTGCCCCCTCGCCTACCGGTCATTTGCATATCGGCGGTGTGCGCACGGCGCTTTTCAACTGGCTTTATGCCCGCTCCACGGGCGGAACTTTCGTGCTGCGCATCGAAGACACCGACCGCGCCCGCAGCACCGATGAAAGCACGCAGAACCTGCTTGAGACCCTGCGCTGGCTCGGCCTCGACTGGGACGAAGGGCCAGGTGCCGGCGGCGACCATGGCCCATATTTTCAAACCGAACGCACCGGAATTTACGCCAAATATGCCGAACAGCTTGTCACCGAGGGCAAGGCGTATCGTTGCTATGCCACCCGCGAAGAGCTTGACGCGCTGCGCAAC
This is a stretch of genomic DNA from Aquicoccus sp. G2-2. It encodes these proteins:
- a CDS encoding TolC family outer membrane protein, which produces MGIARLKKSLIAAALAGGVAAAGLPAETARAETLADAMASAYQHNGLVDQNRALLRAADEDVAQAVSALKPILNWTGDVTHTFNRGYNTTLGASIESSSTAASLGLAASLLLYDFGTSSLRTEAAKELVLATRETLRSAEQQVILRAAIAYLEVQRNQEFVRLRQNNTRVIGVELRAARDRFDVGEVTRTDVAIAEARLAAARSALAAAQGALASAVEEYNAAVGHRPGKLAPPPRLPNPAKTVKAAKAIGLRDHPSMHEVQHQVAAAELNIAAAKAAMSPTVTLRGTYGLSETFNSRANNNGGTVGINVGGPIYQGGRLSSVVRKAMAQRDSARAGLHQARSTVAQNVGNAWAQLQVARASREASDRQVRASTVAFRGTREEATLGARTTLDVLNAEQELLDARANLISATIDQHEARYRLLAAVGWLTAERLKLNVPKYDPAAYYNMVKTAPAQMSRQGKQLDKVLRALGKQ
- a CDS encoding protein-L-isoaspartate O-methyltransferase; the protein is MTDYAARRNIMVDTQVRPSDVTKFPIIEAMLSVPREAFLPDEQREAAYVGENVALGHGRVLLEPRTLAKMLDSLDVQGDELVLDIGAGLGYSSAVIARMAEAVVALEEVEAWTEEAQGILADVGADNVIVQQGVLAEGAPQHGPYDAIILQGAVEHLPEAIAGQLKEGGRMAVLFVEGALGVVRIGYKIDGKMNWRFAFNAGAPVLPGFARHTAFVL
- a CDS encoding DUF6280 family protein is translated as MKDFVDGTAFNNEQGNRARKLFAAVVLAALDDAIADDKKYGNGPEQIARWARSRDGREVLSCAGIDPNERVVSGLMDFVGKGVRTSVALSREESERRHAAAQKEAA